A genome region from Myxococcales bacterium includes the following:
- a CDS encoding lytic transglycosylase domain-containing protein, translating into MNSKRYKGMFLSLFGVGLLYLVSFCYGHYMQRAFQSRSILFADEITAAARLHNVSPALITAIIHAESNFNPNARSNAGAKGLMQINTPTQRYLKVSNVFDPSQNVEAGARYIKELLVQFDGDLTLALAAYNAGPGAVKRFKGIPPYRETKNYVKKVMVYYHQYRQAFASGSILS; encoded by the coding sequence ATGAATTCAAAAAGATACAAGGGGATGTTCCTAAGCCTCTTTGGCGTAGGGCTGCTCTATCTCGTTTCGTTTTGCTACGGCCACTACATGCAGCGGGCCTTCCAAAGCAGGTCGATCCTTTTTGCCGACGAAATCACCGCAGCAGCGCGCCTTCATAATGTGAGTCCGGCGCTTATAACTGCCATAATTCATGCTGAATCCAACTTCAACCCAAACGCCCGGTCTAACGCCGGCGCCAAGGGGCTGATGCAGATAAACACGCCGACCCAACGTTATCTGAAGGTAAGCAATGTTTTCGATCCATCTCAGAATGTCGAGGCCGGGGCCCGCTACATAAAAGAACTCCTCGTGCAGTTCGATGGAGACCTCACGCTGGCACTTGCCGCCTATAACGCCGGTCCGGGAGCGGTTAAGCGCTTCAAAGGAATCCCGCCTTATAGAGAAACGAAAAACTACGTAAAAAAGGTCATGGTCTATTACCATCAATACAGGCAGGCATTCGCATCCGGCAGCATACTCTCATAA
- a CDS encoding adenylate/guanylate cyclase domain-containing protein encodes MKIAIIAGGRTASSSGEVVIIDARHKNGAKRGFASTMDAVKKTGAKLLVMDSGSAKMLGIYDGARQSGEPVAMVVPFNFIPTLSEMGNDSDRSALKSGDSLERLSFPSVPGKGSLLKGMLGVESTQILPSPSGYIRQGFENIFPDERGVISTALLAVRFADRAFPSLALSSFAAWKGFTPIISEDTAGLIAGVRVGNTLVRTSSDASVRINFKRFAGSFPSISLNDIVDEKAPPNLLRDKILIISSTSSVIMTPVGEMTPAELQSSVVENLIHDEFIKSFREWKITIPAMALAGIIFLISISKLKGTRKIYVSAAASALIACISIAALIVFNLMLPGMEIASFIMLAAIASTAWRYLFADNSQKKLSQAFGWRLGREAIERLSKKPELVSTSTRAREGSALVLDIKAFGKISELGSEDDFRNFLIDYRTITTGIITRRGGFIESWSADECTAIFGAPVPLKNDALQAALSAVEIKKAAESHTEAWRHKFGIEKVRVGIGISRGKIISSDFGLGFGFAGSAIEGAKQLNRLNRLYKTWGLASGTVVSETEKELEYRTLDPVKIWGIQNPSVIFEIVGESGTLLPSIRGYEEARDAYLQGNFTKAAELFSRILEFHPNDGPSKLFCRRSIAMASNPPEKWGGVWKQ; translated from the coding sequence ATGAAAATTGCGATCATCGCCGGGGGTAGAACTGCATCGTCATCCGGAGAAGTAGTCATCATCGATGCAAGGCACAAAAACGGCGCCAAAAGAGGCTTTGCCTCCACGATGGATGCGGTCAAAAAAACCGGGGCAAAACTACTGGTGATGGATTCCGGCTCGGCTAAAATGCTCGGAATATACGATGGAGCAAGGCAGTCCGGGGAACCCGTAGCCATGGTCGTCCCCTTCAACTTCATTCCAACCCTCTCTGAAATGGGGAATGACTCAGACAGATCTGCGCTAAAAAGCGGGGACTCGCTCGAAAGGCTGTCATTTCCTTCGGTACCCGGCAAAGGCTCACTTCTAAAAGGGATGCTTGGAGTAGAGAGTACGCAGATTCTCCCTTCCCCGTCAGGATACATCAGACAAGGGTTCGAAAACATCTTCCCCGATGAAAGAGGGGTCATCAGCACGGCCCTGCTGGCGGTGAGATTTGCCGATAGAGCATTTCCCTCTCTCGCCCTCTCTAGCTTTGCAGCGTGGAAAGGCTTCACGCCAATCATATCGGAAGACACGGCCGGTCTAATCGCCGGAGTTCGAGTTGGAAATACCCTCGTAAGAACTTCCTCTGACGCATCCGTGCGCATCAACTTCAAGAGATTCGCAGGCTCTTTTCCATCGATATCGCTCAATGACATTGTGGATGAAAAAGCTCCTCCAAATCTTCTTCGGGATAAAATCCTCATCATCTCTTCAACCAGTTCCGTGATCATGACCCCGGTTGGAGAAATGACACCCGCAGAGTTGCAGTCGAGCGTAGTCGAAAACCTGATCCATGACGAATTCATCAAATCTTTCAGAGAATGGAAAATCACTATCCCCGCAATGGCCCTTGCCGGAATCATTTTTCTGATTTCGATCTCTAAGCTCAAAGGCACGAGAAAAATATATGTCTCTGCAGCAGCTTCAGCGCTGATCGCGTGCATCTCCATAGCAGCCCTAATCGTCTTCAACCTGATGCTCCCCGGAATGGAAATCGCGTCTTTCATCATGCTGGCAGCCATCGCATCGACCGCGTGGAGATATCTATTCGCGGACAACTCTCAAAAAAAACTCTCCCAAGCCTTTGGGTGGAGACTCGGCCGTGAGGCGATAGAACGCCTGTCAAAAAAACCCGAACTCGTCTCGACCTCGACCCGAGCGCGCGAAGGCTCCGCGCTAGTGCTTGATATCAAGGCATTCGGAAAAATATCTGAGCTTGGCTCCGAAGATGACTTCAGAAATTTTCTGATAGATTACAGGACGATCACAACCGGCATCATAACGAGGCGCGGAGGATTCATCGAAAGCTGGAGCGCTGACGAATGTACCGCCATCTTCGGCGCTCCTGTGCCGCTCAAAAACGATGCGCTGCAGGCAGCGCTATCGGCTGTTGAAATCAAGAAGGCTGCCGAGTCTCATACTGAGGCATGGAGGCATAAGTTTGGCATCGAAAAGGTACGAGTCGGGATAGGAATAAGCCGCGGTAAAATTATTTCCAGCGATTTCGGACTCGGCTTCGGTTTCGCGGGAAGCGCAATAGAAGGCGCCAAACAGCTGAATCGGCTCAACAGACTTTATAAAACCTGGGGGCTTGCATCCGGCACCGTCGTCTCCGAAACCGAAAAGGAACTCGAATACAGGACGCTCGACCCGGTCAAGATATGGGGTATACAAAACCCGTCGGTCATATTTGAAATCGTGGGTGAATCAGGGACGCTACTCCCATCTATCCGTGGTTATGAGGAAGCGCGCGACGCCTATCTGCAAGGAAACTTCACAAAGGCCGCCGAGCTGTTCAGCAGGATACTTGAATTCCATCCAAATGACGGCCCGTCCAAACTCTTTTGCAGGAGATCAATAGCCATGGCCAGCAACCCGCCCGAAAAATGGGGCGGCGTATGGAAGCAATAG
- a CDS encoding aminopeptidase P family protein has translation MAKARLIFDSSSKNADLYYATGFLVGDPFVYLEASGKKYMVMSDLEIDRAKKESRGCEVLKSSMYFEKAKGRVSSPGIAEMIDALLRSFRIRKLELHPDTSFVLVDALRGFGYSITAGKRPFFQERHIKSLEEKKLIAMSQKMTFRAIEMVRSIIAASKVSAGKLVCGGKVLTSEILRAKVDLFLAERGFIAEDTIIASGVDACDPHCVGHGPIKAGTSIVVDIFPKSRETRYFGDATRTFCKGRAPEALKKLYATVKKGQELALSMVKAGVVGDVIHSAVSDFFTERGYPTREEKGRMVGFFHGTGHAVGLEVHEEPARINKSKYVLAAGNVTSVEPGLYYPSIGGVRIEDLVYVTEEGFDLLGRYPKQLEIL, from the coding sequence ATGGCTAAAGCGAGGCTGATTTTCGATTCATCCAGTAAAAACGCCGACTTGTACTACGCGACCGGATTTTTGGTAGGGGATCCCTTCGTTTATTTGGAGGCCTCTGGTAAAAAATATATGGTGATGAGCGATCTGGAGATCGATCGCGCTAAGAAAGAATCGCGTGGATGCGAGGTTCTTAAATCATCAATGTATTTTGAAAAGGCGAAGGGGCGCGTCTCCTCTCCCGGCATAGCGGAGATGATAGATGCGCTTTTGAGGAGTTTCAGAATCAGGAAGCTCGAGCTTCATCCGGATACGTCGTTCGTTCTGGTCGACGCGCTGAGGGGGTTTGGTTATTCCATAACTGCGGGCAAGAGACCATTTTTTCAGGAAAGGCATATTAAAAGTCTTGAGGAGAAAAAACTCATAGCGATGTCTCAGAAGATGACCTTCAGGGCGATCGAGATGGTGCGGAGTATCATAGCCGCCTCGAAAGTCTCCGCCGGTAAACTGGTGTGCGGCGGAAAGGTGCTGACTTCGGAAATTTTGCGCGCCAAGGTCGATCTCTTTTTGGCGGAACGGGGTTTCATTGCCGAGGATACAATCATAGCTTCGGGGGTCGATGCCTGTGATCCGCATTGTGTCGGTCATGGTCCGATCAAAGCCGGCACATCTATAGTAGTCGATATATTCCCAAAATCTCGGGAGACGCGATACTTCGGCGATGCTACGCGGACGTTTTGTAAAGGGCGCGCACCAGAGGCGCTTAAGAAGCTATATGCCACAGTGAAAAAGGGGCAGGAGCTTGCACTTAGCATGGTGAAGGCCGGCGTCGTCGGAGATGTTATACACAGCGCGGTTAGCGATTTTTTCACTGAGCGTGGGTATCCTACTAGGGAAGAAAAAGGGCGCATGGTTGGCTTTTTCCATGGGACGGGGCATGCCGTCGGGCTGGAGGTCCATGAGGAGCCTGCAAGAATCAACAAGAGTAAGTACGTGCTCGCCGCGGGGAATGTTACAAGCGTTGAACCTGGTCTCTACTACCCATCGATAGGGGGGGTGAGAATAGAGGATCTCGTCTATGTGACAGAGGAGGGTTTCGATCTTCTCGGCAGGTATCCCAAGCAGCTTGAGATATTGTGA
- a CDS encoding septal ring lytic transglycosylase RlpA family protein, producing MPALIFLVLATSLLPGCAPYHATSRPVHYKAEGKASWYGPGFSGKKTASGERFNPNAMTAAHKTLPMGTTVRVTNLDNDKSVIVRINDRGPFVRGRIIDLSKAAAHEIDIIGKGTGRVVVVAITAPPDKLERDEKKEQKSAVNGKKRSTSSQHPEKIAEIMEKPHF from the coding sequence ATGCCGGCTCTTATATTTTTGGTGCTGGCAACATCCCTGCTCCCTGGTTGCGCCCCCTATCATGCTACCAGCAGGCCTGTTCATTACAAGGCGGAGGGAAAGGCATCTTGGTACGGACCCGGATTCTCTGGCAAAAAGACTGCCAGCGGAGAACGTTTTAACCCGAATGCGATGACCGCAGCCCACAAGACGCTTCCGATGGGAACGACCGTCAGGGTGACCAATTTGGATAACGACAAATCCGTTATCGTGAGAATCAATGACAGGGGACCTTTTGTCAGAGGGCGGATCATAGATCTTTCAAAGGCCGCAGCTCATGAAATCGATATAATAGGAAAGGGAACCGGCAGAGTTGTGGTTGTGGCAATAACCGCCCCTCCTGACAAATTAGAAAGAGATGAGAAGAAAGAGCAAAAGTCCGCAGTAAACGGCAAGAAAAGATCAACATCCTCCCAACATCCTGAAAAAATAGCTGAAATTATGGAAAAACCACACTTTTAA
- the pruA gene encoding L-glutamate gamma-semialdehyde dehydrogenase: protein MSREFRNEALTDFTKPENREKMEAALSKVANEFGKEYPLLIGGKRITTEKKIKSYNPARKSEVVGIAQKASKADALAALDAAWKSFESWKRVNAEERAGYLYKLAEKMRAKKYELAATMVYEVSKSWAEADADVAEAIDFCEFYADEAIRYSKGSPCVQYPGETNELRYIPIGVGAVIPPWNFPLAILVGMTTAAAVTGNTVVLKPASDAPIIAARFIELVEEVGIPVGVINFVSGSGSEVGETLITNPNVRFISFTGSKEVGLHIAEECGKTYPGQKWIKRLVSEMGGKDATIVDSEADIDAAVEGVAISAFGFQGQKCSACSRAIVDAKIYDQFVEKLAERVKKIVVGDPSKYGNYMGAVSSKNAFEKICEYIEIGKKEGKLLTGGEASSENGYFIQPTVFTNIDPKARLAQEEIFGPVLAVIKARDFNHAIEIFNNTDYGLTGGIFSKNKDKLFRAKEECYCGNFYINRKITGALVGVQPFGGYNMSGTCSKAGGRDYLGLFLQGKSICEKIL, encoded by the coding sequence ATGTCGCGCGAATTCAGAAACGAAGCACTGACAGATTTTACCAAGCCCGAAAACAGAGAGAAGATGGAGGCGGCGCTTTCAAAGGTCGCGAACGAATTTGGAAAGGAATACCCCCTTCTCATAGGCGGGAAAAGAATCACCACCGAGAAGAAGATCAAATCTTACAATCCCGCAAGGAAAAGCGAAGTAGTAGGGATAGCACAAAAGGCCTCCAAGGCCGACGCCCTCGCAGCCCTCGATGCGGCGTGGAAGAGCTTCGAAAGCTGGAAGCGCGTCAACGCCGAGGAACGTGCCGGATATCTCTACAAACTCGCAGAAAAGATGCGCGCGAAAAAATACGAGCTCGCCGCGACTATGGTATATGAGGTGAGCAAGAGCTGGGCTGAAGCCGATGCCGACGTCGCCGAAGCGATAGATTTCTGCGAGTTCTACGCTGACGAGGCCATAAGATATTCAAAGGGCTCCCCATGCGTCCAGTACCCTGGAGAGACGAATGAGCTTCGCTATATCCCGATAGGTGTAGGCGCCGTAATTCCGCCATGGAACTTTCCGTTGGCCATACTCGTAGGCATGACGACTGCGGCAGCGGTGACGGGCAATACCGTCGTACTAAAGCCTGCCAGCGATGCTCCTATAATAGCCGCGCGCTTCATCGAACTCGTAGAGGAGGTAGGAATACCTGTTGGAGTCATAAACTTCGTATCCGGCAGCGGCTCTGAAGTTGGCGAGACACTGATAACCAATCCCAATGTCCGGTTCATATCATTCACCGGTTCCAAGGAGGTCGGCCTTCACATCGCGGAGGAATGCGGAAAGACGTATCCCGGACAGAAATGGATAAAGAGACTCGTATCTGAAATGGGTGGTAAGGACGCCACGATCGTTGACAGCGAAGCGGATATAGATGCAGCGGTGGAAGGCGTCGCCATCTCCGCATTCGGTTTCCAGGGGCAAAAATGCTCAGCCTGCTCCCGCGCCATAGTCGACGCAAAAATCTACGACCAGTTCGTCGAAAAACTCGCGGAGAGAGTCAAAAAGATTGTCGTCGGAGATCCTAGCAAGTACGGAAATTACATGGGTGCGGTGTCGAGCAAGAACGCCTTTGAAAAGATCTGCGAATACATAGAAATCGGCAAAAAGGAGGGGAAGCTCCTTACGGGCGGCGAGGCATCCTCTGAAAATGGCTATTTCATTCAGCCGACCGTATTCACGAACATAGATCCCAAAGCGCGATTGGCCCAGGAAGAAATATTCGGGCCAGTGCTCGCAGTTATAAAAGCCAGGGATTTCAACCACGCCATTGAAATCTTCAACAACACCGACTACGGCCTGACCGGTGGAATCTTCAGTAAAAACAAAGACAAGCTCTTCCGCGCCAAAGAAGAGTGCTATTGCGGCAACTTCTACATCAACCGGAAGATCACCGGCGCACTGGTCGGCGTCCAGCCCTTCGGCGGATACAATATGTCCGGCACCTGCTCCAAGGCGGGAGGCAGAGATTATCTCGGCCTCTTCCTGCAGGGTAAATCGATCTGCGAGAAGATTTTATGA
- a CDS encoding proline dehydrogenase, translating to MRLGSALSKIAAPLTRRFRAGTTLKEALDCASKLSREGFLFTLDHLGEHVSGKREADAATELYVVLLKALKEYSLPRNISLKLSQLGMGVDSELCLKNLERIVNATEELKGFVRVDMENSASTDVTLRMIKSAHKNRLTPVGAVLQAKLKRTPDDLLSMLESGISVRLCKGVYDEPTEIAFQSRSDIRREFLALAKRLLTSDMTHGIATHDEFIIDEVKKFILSNGIEKSSFEFQMLLGIRIGLAKKLLAEGWKVRIYIPFGKAWLPYTIRRIREIKNRIAISDLFRRDKRNKFA from the coding sequence ATGAGACTTGGTTCGGCGCTGTCCAAGATAGCGGCTCCGCTCACACGCCGTTTCAGAGCGGGAACGACTCTCAAGGAAGCGCTTGACTGTGCATCGAAACTCTCTCGCGAAGGTTTTCTATTCACGCTCGACCATTTGGGCGAGCACGTTTCGGGCAAACGTGAGGCCGATGCCGCAACCGAGCTGTATGTGGTTTTACTCAAGGCGCTGAAGGAATACTCTCTTCCAAGAAATATCTCGCTAAAGCTCTCTCAGCTTGGGATGGGCGTCGATAGTGAGTTGTGTTTAAAAAATCTGGAACGCATCGTTAATGCCACGGAAGAGCTGAAGGGTTTCGTCCGGGTCGATATGGAAAATTCCGCATCGACCGACGTGACGCTCCGGATGATAAAAAGCGCTCACAAAAATCGCCTGACTCCTGTCGGAGCCGTGCTTCAAGCAAAGTTAAAAAGAACCCCCGACGATCTACTTTCGATGCTCGAAAGCGGGATATCCGTCAGGCTCTGTAAAGGAGTGTACGACGAACCCACGGAAATAGCATTCCAAAGTCGTTCGGATATAAGACGGGAATTTCTGGCCCTAGCAAAAAGGCTTCTCACATCCGACATGACTCATGGCATAGCGACTCATGATGAGTTCATAATAGATGAGGTCAAAAAATTCATCCTCTCGAATGGAATCGAAAAAAGCTCCTTCGAGTTTCAGATGCTTCTGGGCATACGCATCGGTTTGGCAAAAAAACTTTTAGCGGAGGGATGGAAGGTCAGAATCTACATCCCGTTCGGAAAAGCATGGCTCCCGTATACCATAAGAAGGATCCGGGAGATAAAAAACCGAATAGCCATTTCGGATTTGTTCCGACGCGACAAACGAAACAAGTTCGCTTAA
- the rocD gene encoding ornithine--oxo-acid transaminase translates to MSRTQQFIDQVEVVSAHNYHPLPVVIAKADGIWVTDVDGKRYIDMLSAYSAVNQGHRHPKIINAMIEQAEKLTLTSRAFHNDRMGPFLEKLTKLTGYDKGLMMNTGAEAVETAIKAARRWGYTRKNIPENKAKIIVCSGNFHGRTTTIVSFSTDSTCREGFGPFTPGFEVIPYDDPAALENAIDSNTVAFLVEPIQGEAGVKVPSDGYLKKCRDITKKHGVLLICDEIQTGFGRTGKLFCSEWDGVRPDIICMGKAMGGGVYPVSGIVADNEIMSAAFSPGNHGSTFGGNPMACAVASASIDVIIDEHLPERSHEMGEFFRGELRKIQNSNIKEVRGRGLLTGLEFHTECAHDYSVELMKHGILAKDTHGTTIRFAPPLIIGKDEISEAIKIIRKVIEGGR, encoded by the coding sequence ATGTCACGCACACAGCAGTTCATCGATCAGGTAGAGGTCGTATCAGCCCACAACTACCACCCCCTTCCCGTCGTGATAGCTAAAGCCGATGGTATATGGGTCACCGACGTAGATGGCAAACGCTACATCGACATGCTGTCGGCATACTCGGCGGTGAACCAGGGACACAGGCATCCTAAAATAATAAATGCGATGATTGAACAGGCGGAAAAACTAACTCTCACATCGCGCGCATTCCACAACGACAGGATGGGGCCGTTTCTCGAAAAGCTCACCAAGCTCACCGGATACGACAAAGGGCTCATGATGAACACAGGCGCGGAAGCTGTGGAAACCGCGATCAAAGCCGCACGCAGATGGGGATACACCAGGAAAAATATCCCAGAAAATAAAGCGAAGATAATCGTATGCTCGGGTAATTTCCATGGAAGGACGACGACGATAGTAAGTTTTTCCACAGACTCCACCTGCCGCGAAGGCTTCGGCCCGTTCACACCCGGTTTCGAGGTGATACCCTACGACGATCCGGCAGCCCTTGAAAACGCGATCGACTCCAACACGGTGGCGTTCCTCGTCGAACCGATACAGGGGGAGGCGGGAGTCAAGGTGCCATCGGACGGCTATCTGAAAAAATGCCGCGATATAACTAAAAAGCATGGCGTACTGCTAATCTGTGATGAAATCCAGACTGGGTTCGGAAGAACAGGCAAGCTCTTCTGCTCCGAATGGGACGGCGTGCGTCCAGACATAATCTGCATGGGCAAGGCTATGGGCGGCGGAGTGTATCCGGTCTCCGGAATCGTCGCTGATAACGAAATCATGTCAGCAGCATTTTCCCCGGGTAATCACGGATCCACATTTGGCGGAAACCCCATGGCATGCGCGGTGGCATCGGCATCGATAGACGTTATAATCGACGAACATCTCCCGGAGAGATCCCACGAGATGGGAGAGTTTTTCAGGGGAGAGCTTCGCAAAATTCAAAATTCCAACATAAAAGAAGTTAGGGGCCGCGGCCTCCTCACCGGCCTTGAATTTCACACCGAATGCGCGCATGACTATTCCGTCGAATTGATGAAGCACGGCATCCTGGCAAAAGACACGCACGGAACTACTATACGATTTGCGCCTCCGCTGATCATAGGAAAAGATGAAATTTCCGAGGCCATAAAGATCATACGCAAGGTAATCGAAGGCGGAAGATGA
- a CDS encoding NUDIX hydrolase, protein MKKETIYSGKTVTLAREETILPSGVRYTQEIIHHPGGACVLPIFDNGDVLLLRQYRYAAGGYIWEAPAGKLDVAGENPAQCASRELIEEAGYRASNIEHLITILTAPGFCDERLHLFKGSGLTPEKQDVEENEVIEVHRFARAEISKMLASKEILDAKTLITLKLCGY, encoded by the coding sequence ATGAAAAAAGAAACGATTTACTCCGGAAAGACAGTTACGCTCGCCAGGGAGGAGACAATCCTCCCTAGCGGCGTGCGTTACACACAGGAAATAATCCACCATCCCGGCGGAGCATGCGTGCTTCCCATATTCGACAATGGTGACGTGCTATTGCTTCGCCAGTACAGATATGCCGCTGGCGGATATATCTGGGAGGCCCCGGCAGGAAAGCTTGACGTAGCCGGAGAAAATCCAGCGCAGTGCGCCTCGCGCGAGCTGATTGAAGAGGCAGGATACAGGGCATCCAATATCGAGCACCTCATCACCATCCTCACCGCGCCGGGATTTTGCGATGAAAGACTTCACCTGTTCAAGGGAAGCGGACTGACCCCTGAAAAGCAGGATGTGGAAGAAAACGAGGTAATCGAGGTGCACAGATTCGCCCGTGCTGAAATTTCCAAAATGCTGGCGTCGAAAGAAATTCTGGACGCAAAAACCTTAATAACCCTCAAGCTGTGTGGATATTAA